The following DNA comes from Excalfactoria chinensis isolate bCotChi1 chromosome 5, bCotChi1.hap2, whole genome shotgun sequence.
GATCATGAACAGTCAACATATTTCTCAATCTTCCACCTACCAAATGTTGTAGTGCTCATCTTCCTCTGAAAGAACATTGTAGCGGTGTGAACACCTAATCTCTACAcacagtttgttttattttaacacGGACACATTACACAATACAGAAATAGAATTCAtcctttagaaagaaataaaatagaatttaagATTATAGCAGGCATAGAATACAGCCAATAGACTACATTTACCTATTGTTAATGAACGCCCATAAATTACCaaataatcttttaaatatctttaaGTGATACCTTCTATGAAAATCCTGCATTAAAAGTAAAGGCAAAGGACTTTAACAAAGGAActagaataaaaacaaagctcaaATCACATTCAGGTTCATCTTTCTTTATAATAAACCTAATCCACACCATAGATAATATTTGCTGGCAAGAAGGCATCATCCAAGATGAATACTACACATATAAGAAAATATTCCACACCTTTTACTTTGCAGCATTAGCAACAAATGAAATAGGGCATCTTCTAGGGCAAATCCATGAAGTGCAGCACAACGTGAGAACACTAAAACCATACAGAAATCCCATCTATTCCATTTTTACACTGTTACTGCAATCTGAACATGCATGAGGGAGAACAGAACCATGAAGAACTGATCCTTTTCCACACATGGGAAAAAAGTACTTCTTTGCTTTTAGTTCAGAAGGGGAAATGCATTAACTTTGTCTGTCCCTTAACAAAcctaaaatgaaaagcagtgttaAATGCTGAATAGAATGACAGCAGTGCTTCCTACTTGTCCAAATCTAGTGCTGTGCATAAATGAGGTATTTTAGAGTAAAACACTGTAGATGATACATTATACACCAATGAAAACCTGAAAAAGcttagaaaagaaatagcagCAGGCTCAAATGGAAAATTAACACAGTTTTTCCAATGGTTTGGACAAGCCAGAAGTGGGCTGATTTAACAGAGACACTAAAAGAAGAGGATTTTGCTCTCAGAGAAGTCTATGCTTAATTCCCAAATAATCAATTCTAGGtttcatcacacacacacacaagttaAAGCTTACAAAAAACCTAAAACACAAATTTTATACAATACAAGCAAGTTGGTTTTTCCCAGTCTTACTACTATTACCTTACGCTAATTTGTCTTTGCATCCATTAACATTAAAGCATTACACAGCATGACAACAGTAACAATAGATTTGCTTTGGTTGGCAATAAGATGCAACGcacattctttattttcaaaatatatttctctgaCAAACACGCTAAAAATGAACCATGAAATATATGTAGCAAACTTCATTTTACTGAGGAAAACCCTCTccactgatttatttcctttcaccTTTGAATTTCCCCTGATGAAAAAGTTTTCTCCTATGTTTGTTCATACATTCCTCTTACCAGTTTCATTCCACTTGTTAGGAAAGCACTTTCTAGCCTTCCATCAGTTAGCTGTGTTGAAGAGTGAACTTATCTCACCTTGTATCAAGGAACTATTGTTAAACTTGCTAGAAGAGTTTTATTTGCTCTACCACTTCCCCAGAAGCCAACTGGTGCAATACACCAAACACTGAAGAATATTATTCAAAATATGACTATAAATGTGTATAAGCAATcaaataaaagataaataaataagatacaATACATTATCTAAGTTAGTTTACCTGAACTAGGAATTTGAGTTTAGAATTTTAGATggcagcataaaaaaaaaaaaaacacttctgaaaaataCAAGTCTTATTTACTgttccacagaaacaaaatcaaaatggagCTATACATGTTACTCTTTTATTcattaagattttcttttattttttgttttccatctcaaCGCTGATCAACAAGCCTTCTTTGCCTGTCCGGACTCACACTTTTGTAACGGACATTGTATAACATCcctcagaaagaaaggaaaaaacaaaagcatgctCTCCCATTAAGAGAGTTAGGTTCTCAAAGTTAGGGTCAAGCAGTTGAAATTCAAGGAGGACACCAGGCAAGAGACAGCAAAGAGGTAAGTGTTTGTACGTTCTGAATAGAGGATAGGCGCCAAAGATGAAAATCTGCACGACCATAATGCAGAGGTAACATGAAGGAGAATTCTCATACTTGCCTGTTTACGAGATCTCATTGCTGCCTCTTCTAATGTTTCAGCAGCTTCAAATTTGCCTTGTCGTCTGTAAAGTGCCCCGAGGTTCTTTAAGGTAGTTGTTACTGTTGgactaataaaaaaatatatatatgttcacACATTAGATTCTTCTCAATTCacaaactaaaaaataaatgcagtataaTCTTTTTGTAATTACTGAGACTTGAAATATGCTATACCTTACTGCACATATATGAAAAAACTGTTATGCACCCTCAAACTGTATTAACATCTCATGCTATCATTAGTCAGCATCCTTGAACCTGAATGTTAGTAACAAGTCTCTGAATCTACCCATGAGAAAACAGGAATGTTTCTCAGATGCATCTCAAGAGGCAAAAATTCAGCTCAGTTCTAGTGTGTCCGACTGAGTAATTCCGAAGCATCCAGATAATGTGCTCACTCAGGCGCACCATGACCGTTACTGTAGCACACGTTAGTCacaaaacagaatcacagtagAGCTGGAATGGACCTCTGgagattatccagtccaactctAAATTAACAATTCCTTCCATCAGCTTTTACATAATAACTACTTTCAGTTGCTGTGCTAAACTTGAACAgtggagcaaaggaaaaaacacccCACACGTTCCACTAGCAAATCTGACTCCCGAGACATTTTTGATTCACTGGTGCAATGAGAATTAGCTCAGTCATAGTATTGCGGTTTGAAGGTTTGCTCCagtaacagcagagaaaaaaatcctcatgccttagaataaaattaaagcaaagcatGCATGCAAAGCAAGTATGATGCAAGCTTACattcctgtttctcttcttccaaGATAAGATGCATGTTCTCATCCACACAAAATTAACATTATTCAGGCTTTGGAAACTCAAATACTGTATAAGTGTAGCAGTTCTAACTTTGCTTTCTTATTCCAGGCAGAAAGTCAAGGCCCAGGTATTTGCAAACTTCTTCACTCCTGACCTTCTCTACAGGCTCAGTTGGGGCAGGAAGAGCAGGCAAGCAAATTGAAAGTATAAAAAGAAAGGTGACCTACACTAGACCCCATCAGCCTACACTAAAAGCAGCCTCAGGATTGTAAACTGCTACCATCTGCACTCCTGAAAGCCAGCCTTAGGTCTGAGTATCTAATATTGTAGTTCTTGTTGCCCTAAGCAAGttgctcatttgttttcattttaaaacattatttagtCTGACATTTCTGGATGCTGTCTGTTGCCACGTGGTCAGTCCAAGAAAGGAAATACTCACCTATCGACTTTGCAAGCTTTGTACCAGCCACCATATTCTCCAAAAGATGAGCcatctttttgctttccctaaAAACAAGAGTAACATTCAATAAAAAGAACTCATTTGtaactaaaataataaaagctcCAAAAAAGATATACGACACAGTAGCCTTACTTTGCACTCTTCCCTCTCTTCCGCATGCATCCAAATAGGCTTATTTTCATCTaatggaacagaagaaaatattttacagacaAGTACAAAGCTACAAAATGTTCACTGCAATATTTTAGCCCTTCTGAAATAAGGGTAAGAACCACAGAAAGAAGCACCAGATGAATGCAgcatttttaaactgttttacAATTCTGTCCTTTTTTCTGATCTGAACAGTTACTTCTGAGAAGCTTTGAAGTCGATACGCACTGCCATCCATTTATCGGGTACCTCGTCATGTGCTAACAAgcatgcatttgtttcttttaccaTAACGATTATTTTGACATCTAATAAGTGGTGCATATGCTACTGTCACAGCATGCAATAcaaattctgtgatttccagTTGATGAAATGGTGTACAATATCCTTAAACTTACAGCGCAAATATCCTTAAATTTACACTATtaattaagaatatttttccaATTCTTTGTGCGTTAGTGAATGACTCATCAATATATTCACTATGTCCTTAAAAATTTGTTCAAATGACTGGAAAGTGACATTTTGAGCATCTATAAAAATGCTAAAATCAGATTCTGATGTGCATAAAAATAATCATGCCATAAATAAGATGCAAAGGATATGAACCTAACCAAGGCTCGCTCACTGAAGAAACTCTCATTTTGaattaaatgttatttctgtatCCATTAAACACCTTCTGATGCTGAATTTTACAGTACTTTAACACATCTGCTATCTCGCTGCTCAAATCTGCTTCAAGCAGACAATTCTAACCAGGATAAGATCAACCTCtgacagattttctttcctaactACTACAGAAATTAAACATACTTTAAATTCTAAGGACTAAGTTTCTTACCATCTACAGAGCCGAATTCCCGTTCATGAGCACGAGTAAGAATCTCTTTGTACAAATTTTCCGCTTGCTTAAATTTGCCCTGTTTTAGATAGCAGGATGCCTAGAAAGAAAACACCCCCAAAAAGACAACAGCACTTTTTACATTTAGTTTGAGAAATAATACATTCTGAATGATGTACTGAATACATTCAATTCATGAGAAAATTTTACTTCTCTTAGATTTACTTATAAAAGCCTTACCAggttattctttgtttttgcaaCATTTGGATCATCTGGTCCCAGCTTAGTTTGGTAAATTTCCAGTGCTCTCTGATAGTAATATTCTACCTCCTCATATTTACCCTGGTTCTGGCATAGTAAAGCCAAGTTATTTAACTGTTTGGCAACATCAGGGTGATCTTTCCCCAGGacctgaaacagaaatatctcaCATTAAATCATTTTCCAGTAATCATATCAGGGTTTAGAAATTCACTGTGTAAAAATAGCCCACTGGTATTGATTCCTCAGAAACTTCAAtgtgaagatgatgaagaggGCTTGGCAAAAGAAGGATATGATAATTACTCAACAATATTACAAATTCAGAAAGCTGTAGAGAAACCTGTAACAGgcatatttttaaatcatctaATTACATTAAAAGCAGCGTATTATCCAGATAAGCCTGAAGATGCAGACACTCCGTCACATGGACCATGATAAATAACCACATAGTCGTAGAATAATCAATTTAAAAGTTTTAATTAAGTTTCCTGTTTAATTCCAGGGCTCTTGTCAAATCAAAGATCCCTTAACaaacaagaggagaaaaaagatagTGAAGGTTTATTGCAAAGTACAGGATTTGGAATACACCCACAGTGCTGCAACAGCTCTGTAGGAATTTAACATTGTTTTACATCTCACTGATGTTGCTAACGACTGTGATTGGCCTGACAAATCTGTCCAATCAGAACATAGAACAAATATAAGGATGTTTacttctgccccccccccagaaaaatCTATTCAAAGgtgttctgtttggttttttgttgtttttttttgggggggttgttTGTGCAATTGTACCTTTTCTCTGATTTCCAGCGCTCGCTTACACAAAGGTTCAGCTTCTTTGTACTTTCCCCGTTTACCATAAAGAACTGCAAGATTGTTTAGAGTTGCTGCCACCTGCCAACAGAGAGAAGTATTCATTACATCAATTTGCTGATACAAGTAACTATCAAATTAATGTACCTGCAATGCAATGATAATTTCAGATTTTCCTCTTGAATTTTGCAAATGAAGAGATTACCAAATGTCATTCACAAAGTTACCCCCAAAGTTATTTATACTGCCTTGCTGCCAAACAAGTGGCATGATGAGAGATACCCCACTGATTTTTAACACTGGGTACAGAAGTTTGATTCATGCTTCATTTAAAAGCGGCagcaaaacaaatcagaagCGCACCTTCAATCTGAGTTCACTCAATCAATAGTGATTCGAGTAAtcaaattaacatttttctttataaattcGTTTCCCATAGAAGATCCATGCAATCTGATCCAAAAATCAAGTAAGTGCAGGTCATGTGTGGCAAAACAGCATTGAATAGAATgcttatatttaaaagaaagtgaaggaTGTTACAACATGGCCTCCTACCTGTGCTGTTTAGAGATAAGCCAGGTCTTAAAAACTTTCCTGTTGAGTTTAATATTAGAAtgagttgaaaaaaaaaaaattcatcaaaaaacaaaactaaaaacatAGCATTGCTTGTATACAAACCGCTGGATGATCTTTGCCCAAAGTCTTTTCACGGATAGCCAAGGCATCGTTCAGGAGATTTGCTGCATCTTTGTATTTGTTCTGGtctctgaattttaaaaagtcataaTTAATACTGAGGATTCAGAAGGGATGTCATAATAATGAAGCTGGCTTCAGTACTGGACTAAAGATATTACTGTAACAGTGGATTAATTGGGAATCTGTTTaggaacagcaaagcaaaaacatgAAGCTTATAACTGTAAAGTAGCTAGAGGGCTCAGGACTAGCAGGTATAGTTTTGACTGTGTTGTCCAGTTTACCTCTCTAGATTACCTGGAAGTGGATAACCAAGACATGTTTCCTCTAAATACCAAATAAGGACGGTGCTAATTTCAAAAATGCTTTGCTCTCATGACAAAGGCATAGGCAAAAATTCAGCAACTCACTTGAATTTTAGTATGGGTGGAAATACATTTTGCTGGACCCTCTTgcagagaatggaaaataataagaTAGCAACAATGCTGGCCTGAACAGTTACAGGCAAACGTCAACTATTTGTTTAACTGTCATTTATCTATGTCAGTATACGAACCTGTACACCAAAGCAAGTATGTTCAACATAGTGGCAACATCAGGATGGTCGTGACCCGAAGTCTTCTCCAGATCTTCAAGAGCTTGTTTACAAAGAGGTACAGCAACCTCGTATCTACCTTGGGATGCGTACTGAATAACAAGATTATGAAGGGTCCTTAATCTTGCTGGAATTTCATAGCCACcttgctgggcagcagctgctgcactgctatGCTGCTGTTGAACtggaagaaataaacaggatTTTAAGTTATTTAAAAAGATTGATATAACTCAAAGACATTTGACATTTTAAGCTCAATAACGCACAAGAGACTTGCTGGATTCTATTTCTCCAGTACAAAGCATTAGTATCAGAATGAACTTCACTTAATTCTTCACATTGTCTCCACGCTTCATAAACAAAGGTACTGCATTAGCATTATTTTACAGTTCTACTAGCTCAGGAGGTCGAGTTGATaaacaaatggagaaaatagaaaactgtGTCATCCTTCACCTCAGCAAACCATTAACAGTTCAAGACTATAACACAATTTTACAatcagaaatattaaaatttgCCTacagaaaggaacactttgCAGACAAGCAACGTACTAGCAGAACAAGTCaaattatttgttctttttccatcaCTATCCTTCTCTAAACATACTTCTGTTTCAGTCaattgttgtattttttttatcattctttGTCATACCAAGAAATGCCTAAGGTTGGTACAAAAAGGATGAGAGCACCTTGGCTGCCACAAGTAACAACTATAAGGGAAATGGCATCAAATCAAAACCAGGATCaatgttttgattttacttACTAATTCTTACGTTTAGccatttgttttccagtagCGAC
Coding sequences within:
- the KLC1 gene encoding kinesin light chain 1 isoform X7, which codes for MYENMSTMVYLKEEKLEKLTQDEIIAKTKQVINGLEALKNEHNSILQSLLETLKCLKKDDETNLVEEKSNMIRKSLEMLELGLSEAQVMMALSNHLNAVESEKQKLRAQVRRLCQENQWLRDELANTQQKLQKSEQSVAQLEEEKKHLEFMNQLKKYDDDISPSEDKDTDSTKEPLDDLFPNDEDDQGQGIQQQHSSAAAAAQQGGYEIPARLRTLHNLVIQYASQGRYEVAVPLCKQALEDLEKTSGHDHPDVATMLNILALVYRDQNKYKDAANLLNDALAIREKTLGKDHPAVAATLNNLAVLYGKRGKYKEAEPLCKRALEIREKVLGKDHPDVAKQLNNLALLCQNQGKYEEVEYYYQRALEIYQTKLGPDDPNVAKTKNNLASCYLKQGKFKQAENLYKEILTRAHEREFGSVDDENKPIWMHAEEREECKGKQKDGSSFGEYGGWYKACKVDSPTVTTTLKNLGALYRRQGKFEAAETLEEAAMRSRKQGLDNVHKQRVAEVLNDPESIEKRRSRESLNVDVVKYESGPDGGEEA
- the KLC1 gene encoding kinesin light chain 1 isoform X5 translates to MVEGRKEGGDGAARAARIVTERCGAGHRAVLREGPSASLSNMRMYENMSTMVYLKEEKLEKLTQDEIIAKTKQVINGLEALKNEHNSILQSLLETLKCLKKDDETNLVEEKSNMIRKSLEMLELGLSEAQVMMALSNHLNAVESEKQKLRAQVRRLCQENQWLRDELANTQQKLQKSEQSVAQLEEEKKHLEFMNQLKKYDDDISPSEDKDTDSTKEPLDDLFPNDEDDQGQGIQQQHSSAAAAAQQGGYEIPARLRTLHNLVIQYASQGRYEVAVPLCKQALEDLEKTSGHDHPDVATMLNILALVYRDQNKYKDAANLLNDALAIREKTLGKDHPAVAATLNNLAVLYGKRGKYKEAEPLCKRALEIREKVLGKDHPDVAKQLNNLALLCQNQGKYEEVEYYYQRALEIYQTKLGPDDPNVAKTKNNLASCYLKQGKFKQAENLYKEILTRAHEREFGSVDDENKPIWMHAEEREECKGKQKDGSSFGEYGGWYKACKVDSPTVTTTLKNLGALYRRQGKFEAAETLEEAAMRSRKQGLDNVHKQRVAEVLNDPESIEKRRSRESLNVDVVKYESGPDGGEEA
- the KLC1 gene encoding kinesin light chain 1 isoform X6, whose amino-acid sequence is MYENMSTMVYLKEEKLEKLTQDEIIAKTKQVINGLEALKNEHNSILQSLLETLKCLKKDDETNLVEEKSNMIRKSLEMLELGLSEAQVMMALSNHLNAVESEKQKLRAQVRRLCQENQWLRDELANTQQKLQKSEQSVAQLEEEKKHLEFMNQLKKYDDDISPSEDKDTDSTKEPLDDLFPNDEDDQGQGIQQQHSSAAAAAQQGGYEIPARLRTLHNLVIQYASQGRYEVAVPLCKQALEDLEKTSGHDHPDVATMLNILALVYRDQNKYKDAANLLNDALAIREKTLGKDHPAVAATLNNLAVLYGKRGKYKEAEPLCKRALEIREKVLGKDHPDVAKQLNNLALLCQNQGKYEEVEYYYQRALEIYQTKLGPDDPNVAKTKNNLASCYLKQGKFKQAENLYKEILTRAHEREFGSVDDENKPIWMHAEEREECKGKQKDGSSFGEYGGWYKACKVDSPTVTTTLKNLGALYRRQGKFEAAETLEEAAMRSRKQGLDNVHKQRVAEVLNDPESIEKRRSRESLNVDVVKYESGPDGGEEVSMSVEWNGA
- the KLC1 gene encoding kinesin light chain 1 isoform X4 — its product is MVEGRKEGGDGAARAARIVTERCGAGHRAVLREGPSASLSNMRMYENMSTMVYLKEEKLEKLTQDEIIAKTKQVINGLEALKNEHNSILQSLLETLKCLKKDDETNLVEEKSNMIRKSLEMLELGLSEAQVMMALSNHLNAVESEKQKLRAQVRRLCQENQWLRDELANTQQKLQKSEQSVAQLEEEKKHLEFMNQLKKYDDDISPSEDKDTDSTKEPLDDLFPNDEDDQGQGIQQQHSSAAAAAQQGGYEIPARLRTLHNLVIQYASQGRYEVAVPLCKQALEDLEKTSGHDHPDVATMLNILALVYRDQNKYKDAANLLNDALAIREKTLGKDHPAVAATLNNLAVLYGKRGKYKEAEPLCKRALEIREKVLGKDHPDVAKQLNNLALLCQNQGKYEEVEYYYQRALEIYQTKLGPDDPNVAKTKNNLASCYLKQGKFKQAENLYKEILTRAHEREFGSVDDENKPIWMHAEEREECKGKQKDGSSFGEYGGWYKACKVDSPTVTTTLKNLGALYRRQGKFEAAETLEEAAMRSRKQGLDNVHKQRVAEVLNDPESIEKRRSRESLNVDVVKYESGPDGGEEVSMSVEWNGA